One region of Oncorhynchus mykiss isolate Arlee chromosome 8, USDA_OmykA_1.1, whole genome shotgun sequence genomic DNA includes:
- the LOC110530591 gene encoding calsequestrin-1 — translation MNWSWVLMAVLLSCGGLSWGEQGLDFPEYDGMDRVIELTNKNYKSVMKTHDVMVLYYHEHPGSDAVAQKQFEIEELALELAAQVLDDLDDEDIGFGLVDEKKGSVVAKKLGLEEADSIYIFTENEIIEYDGELAADTIVEFIYDVLEDPVEIIENDSEVKGFHNIEEDIKLVGYFKSEKSEHYLAYVDAAEEFHPHIKFFATFTPKVAKDLGLKVNEVDFYEPFIDEPIVIPGKPYTEEELVEYIEDHDRPTLRKMEPDNMYEIWEDDIDGEHIIAFAEEDDPDGFEFLEILKEVAEEHNDNPNLSIVWIDPDDFPLLVPYWEKTFGIDLGSPQIGVVDVEDADSVWMEIDNDDDLPSADELEEWIEDVLSDEIDPDDDDDDDDDDDDDDDDDDDDDDDDDDDDDDDE, via the exons aTGAATTGGAGCTGGGTGCTTATGGCAGTCCTTCTGTCTTGTGGGGGACTGTCATGGGGTGAGCAGGGTTTGGACTTCCCTGAGTATGATGGGATGGACCGGGTCATCGAGCTGACTAACAAGAACTACAAGTCTGTGATGAAGACGCATGATGTGATGGTTCTGTACTACCATGAGCATCCCGGATCCGATGCCGTTGCCCAGAAACAGTTTGAAATCGAGGAACTGGCCCTGGAG CTTGCAGCTCAGGTACTTGATGACCTTGACGATGAGGATATTGGATTTGGCCTTGTTGATGAGAAGAAGGGCAGTGTTGTTGCTAAGAAACTAG GACTTGAGGAGGCCGACAGCATCTACATTTTCACCGAGAACGAGATCATTGAGTACGATGGGGAGCTTGCTGCAGACACAATTGTGGAGTTCATCTATGAT GTTCTTGAAGACCCAGTTGAGATCATTGAGAACGATTCGGAGGTTAAAGGTTTCCATAACATTGAGGAGGATATCAAACTGGTTGGCTACTTTAAGAGCGAAAAGTCTGAAC ATTATTTGGCCTATGTGGACGCGGCTGAGGAGTTCCATCCACACATCAAGTTCTTCGCTACATTCACTCCCAAG GTTGCCAAGGATCTGGGCCTGAAGGTGAATGAGGTGGACTTCTATGAACCCTTTATAGATGAACCCATAGTTATCCCCGGAAAGCCCTACACAGAGGAGGAGCTTGTCGAGTACATCGAGGATCACGACAG ACCAACCCTGAGGAAGATGGAGCCTGATAACATGTATGAGATCTGG GAGGATGACATCGATGGTGAGCACATCATTGCATTCGCAGAAGAGGATGATCCAG ATGGTTTTGAGTTCCTGGAAATCCTAAAGGAAGTAGCAGAGGAGCACAATGATAATCCCAACCTCAGCATTGTCTGGATTGATCCAGATGACTTCCCGCTG CTTGTCCCATACTGGGAGAAGACCTTTGGAATTGACCTGGGCTCTCCCCAGATTGGTGTTGTGGATGTTGAAGAT GCTGACAGTGTATGGATGGAGATCGACAATGATGACGACCTACCAAGCGCAGATGAGCTTGAGGAATGGATTGAAGATGTTCTTTCAGATGAAATTGATCcagatgacgatgatgatgatgacgacgatgatgatgacgacgacgacgacgacgacgacgacgacgacgacgacgacgacgatgatgatgatgatgagtaa